The following are encoded together in the Trichomycterus rosablanca isolate fTriRos1 chromosome 19, fTriRos1.hap1, whole genome shotgun sequence genome:
- the zgc:194242 gene encoding uncharacterized methyltransferase YdaC: protein MLRRKIGQQLGQPTKSVAGWLVTKFLKWHNVILEENAVKRCQIQPDETVLELGHGPGFGLQAAVKLLTGSKGKLLGVDYSEYMHQMATKRMSDHIASGKVTLHLGNITAMPITDSSVDKVYHCNCYYYWPDLKAGATEIHRVMKPGGLMITTLRLDNVAIFANKKILSGENWRPEAYMDVLQFAGFTDVRMTTSRDKMIKIETIYATATK, encoded by the exons ATGTTACGCAGAAAAATTGGTCAGCAACTTGGTCAACCAACTAAGTCTGTCGCCGGGTGGCTGGTCACCAAGTTCCTCAAGTGGCACAATGTGATTCTGGAAGAGAATGCAGTGAAGCGGTGTCAGATCCAGCCTGATGAGACAGTATTGGAGCTGGGACATGGCCCAGGCTTTGGCCTGCAGGCAGCTGTCAAGCTTCTCACAGGGTCAAAAGGAAAGCTGCTTGGCGTAGATTACTCTGAGTACATGCATCAAATGGCTACAAAGCGCATGAGCGATCACATTGCCAGTGGAAAGGTGACTCTGCACCTTGGTAATATAACAGCAATGCCTATCACAGACAGCAGCGTGGATAAGGTCTATCACTgcaactgctactactactggcCTGACCTGAAGGCAGGAGCCACTGAGATACACAGAGTGATGAAACCAG GTGGACTTATGATCACAACCCTTAGACTGGATAATGTTGCCATATTTGCAAATAAGAAAATATTGTCTGGAGAGAACTGGCGTCCCGAGGCTTATATGGATGTGCTGCAATTTGCTGGCTTCACAGACGTCAGGATGACGACCAGTAGAGACAAGATGATCAAGATTGAAACCATTTATGCCACTGCTACTAAGTAA